From the Candidatus Methanoplasma cognatum genome, one window contains:
- a CDS encoding DUF531 domain-containing protein, whose protein sequence is MALYNSYDPNKFREPHRRVIARTGGLAMAFDMNLALIGFPIPEEVRTPVEIAEWVAGTTSIGGHGDYFLELAEKGRFNKFPYPSKGFPPQLGEPVLTTSKPDEKKKTSVSEVAEMVNGGRSILLVFGIGPHGVPKDIASIPKYHMDVTGGGFSLETCTALGAVCGAISATLGR, encoded by the coding sequence ATCGCGCTTTACAACTCGTACGACCCGAATAAATTCAGGGAGCCCCACCGAAGGGTGATCGCAAGGACCGGAGGCTTGGCGATGGCCTTCGACATGAATCTGGCACTTATCGGGTTCCCGATCCCGGAGGAAGTGAGGACCCCCGTGGAGATTGCCGAGTGGGTCGCCGGCACCACAAGCATCGGAGGCCACGGGGACTATTTTCTGGAACTTGCCGAGAAGGGAAGGTTCAATAAATTTCCGTACCCCTCAAAAGGGTTCCCGCCCCAGCTCGGCGAGCCGGTACTCACCACGAGCAAACCCGATGAGAAAAAGAAGACAAGCGTGAGCGAAGTGGCGGAGATGGTCAATGGAGGCAGGAGTATACTTCTGGTATTCGGGATAGGGCCGCACGGCGTACCGAAAGATATCGCTTCGATACCCAAGTATCATATGGATGTCACCGGCGGAGGATTCTCCCTTGAAACATGCACTGCTTTGGGAGCAGTCTGCGGGGCAATAAGTGCCACACTGGGCCGATAA
- a CDS encoding AbrB/MazE/SpoVT family DNA-binding domain-containing protein, translating to MELAKITMRGQITIPKEIRKRLGLKDGDKVVFVEENVRIIMENAAMIALKKAQNAFAGEAERMGLRTEQDVVDLVKEVRGEM from the coding sequence ATGGAACTTGCTAAAATAACAATGCGGGGACAGATAACGATACCGAAAGAGATACGCAAAAGGCTGGGCTTGAAAGACGGCGACAAGGTCGTTTTCGTCGAGGAGAACGTGCGCATCATCATGGAGAACGCTGCTATGATAGCACTTAAAAAAGCGCAGAACGCTTTTGCGGGAGAGGCAGAACGGATGGGCTTGCGGACCGAACAGGACGTTGTCGACCTGGTGAAGGAAGTGCGCGGTGAGATGTAG
- the gyrA gene encoding DNA gyrase subunit A — protein MCDTVEERKKIIPQSIEKEMKRSYIDYSMSVIVGRALPDIRDGLKPVHRKILYAMSELGLPYNRPHKKSARVVGEVLGKYHPHGDSAAYEAMVRMAQSFSLRYPLVDGQGNFGSVDGDSPAAMRYTEARLSKISGDLLADLDKNTVDFVDNFDGSLKEPSVLPAKFPNLLVNGSDGIAVGMATKMPPHNLSEVCDAMIHAIDNPEADVYELMKFVKGPDFPTGGTVHGLSGIVSAYTTGRGKIKVRANTHFEEIGNGKSSIIIDELPYQVNKATLIETIAEHVKNKVLEDITDLRDESDRDGMRVVIELHKDAIENVVLENLFKKTQMEITYGIINLALVNNRPTLLTLKDMVDHYSEYRAEVVVRRTRYDLEQAEKRHHILEGLMKALGMLDEAIALIRASKDAPEANEGLRSLLDIDEEQAKAILDMRLQKLTGLEIESIREEHRQLIILMKDLQDILDNRDRVFAIIKDELKEMKDSYGDERRTIINENALDIDEEDLIPMEDVVITISADNYIKRIPLNTYRQQARGGVGLIGMQTKEEDYVSSMFVTSSHDYLMFITNRGRLHWLKGYRVPEGSRQSKGKPIVNLLPDLEQGEMVVNTICVSDFPEDKYLAFCTKNGLLKKTSLSAYRNVRSKGIKAIKLEDGDELIETSITEGKDQIILATSDGQAVRFKESDVRPTGRDTMGVKGMTIGSDDAVVSMAVVRPEDKLLTVTENGYGKISDVIDYRQTRRGAKGVITIKTNERNGKVVCVRKVTNGDQLMVTSVHGKMIRMNVDEIRETGRNAKGVRIMDMRDGDKVTAVQPIIPDEEEE, from the coding sequence ATGTGTGATACTGTGGAAGAACGTAAAAAGATCATACCCCAGAGTATAGAGAAGGAGATGAAGAGGTCATACATCGACTACTCCATGAGCGTGATAGTGGGACGCGCCCTTCCTGACATAAGGGACGGGCTGAAACCTGTCCACAGGAAGATACTGTATGCCATGTCGGAACTCGGCCTTCCTTACAACAGGCCGCACAAGAAGTCCGCGAGGGTGGTCGGAGAAGTGCTCGGTAAGTACCACCCGCACGGGGACTCCGCCGCTTATGAGGCGATGGTGAGGATGGCGCAGTCCTTCTCGCTCAGATACCCGCTGGTCGACGGCCAGGGGAACTTCGGATCGGTGGACGGGGATTCGCCGGCGGCGATGCGTTATACCGAAGCCCGCCTGTCAAAGATATCCGGGGACCTTCTGGCAGACCTGGATAAGAACACGGTGGACTTCGTCGACAATTTCGACGGGTCCCTGAAGGAACCGAGCGTCCTGCCCGCAAAATTCCCCAATCTTCTGGTCAACGGTTCCGACGGGATAGCGGTCGGGATGGCCACCAAGATGCCTCCGCACAATCTTTCGGAGGTCTGCGACGCAATGATCCATGCAATCGACAACCCCGAGGCGGATGTCTACGAGCTGATGAAGTTCGTCAAAGGGCCGGACTTCCCCACCGGGGGGACCGTCCACGGCCTTTCTGGGATAGTCTCCGCCTATACCACCGGAAGAGGAAAGATAAAGGTAAGGGCGAACACCCACTTCGAGGAGATCGGCAACGGCAAGAGCAGCATAATCATCGACGAACTCCCGTATCAGGTCAACAAGGCCACCCTTATAGAGACCATAGCGGAGCACGTGAAGAACAAGGTCCTGGAGGACATAACGGACCTTCGGGACGAGTCGGACAGGGACGGGATGAGAGTCGTCATAGAACTTCACAAGGACGCGATTGAGAACGTTGTCCTCGAGAACCTCTTCAAGAAGACCCAGATGGAGATCACATATGGAATAATCAACCTGGCGCTCGTCAACAACAGACCGACCCTGCTCACTCTTAAGGACATGGTCGACCACTATTCGGAATACAGGGCGGAGGTGGTCGTCCGCAGGACCAGGTACGATCTCGAACAGGCGGAGAAGCGCCACCACATACTGGAGGGGCTGATGAAGGCCCTTGGCATGCTCGATGAGGCGATCGCCCTGATCCGCGCGTCGAAGGATGCGCCGGAGGCCAACGAAGGGCTGAGATCCCTTCTGGACATAGACGAAGAGCAGGCGAAAGCGATACTGGACATGAGGCTGCAGAAGCTCACCGGCCTGGAGATAGAGTCCATCAGGGAAGAGCACCGGCAGCTGATCATCCTCATGAAGGACCTGCAGGACATCCTGGACAACCGTGACAGGGTATTCGCCATAATCAAGGACGAGCTCAAGGAGATGAAGGATTCGTACGGGGACGAGCGCAGGACGATCATCAACGAGAACGCCTTGGATATAGACGAGGAGGATCTCATTCCGATGGAGGACGTGGTGATAACCATCTCCGCGGACAACTACATCAAGAGGATACCTCTCAACACCTACAGGCAGCAGGCAAGGGGCGGAGTAGGCCTGATCGGCATGCAGACCAAAGAGGAGGATTACGTTTCAAGCATGTTCGTAACCTCATCCCACGATTATCTGATGTTCATCACGAACCGCGGAAGGCTGCACTGGCTCAAAGGCTACAGGGTCCCGGAGGGAAGCAGGCAGTCCAAAGGGAAGCCGATAGTCAACCTGCTTCCGGATCTGGAGCAGGGAGAGATGGTGGTGAACACCATCTGCGTCAGCGACTTCCCGGAGGATAAATACCTGGCTTTCTGCACGAAGAACGGTCTGCTGAAGAAGACCAGCCTCAGCGCCTACAGGAACGTAAGGTCGAAAGGCATCAAAGCGATAAAGCTCGAGGACGGCGACGAACTGATCGAAACGTCCATTACCGAAGGTAAGGATCAGATAATTTTGGCCACCTCGGACGGCCAGGCGGTGAGGTTCAAAGAATCGGATGTCCGTCCCACCGGCAGAGACACGATGGGCGTGAAGGGTATGACCATCGGATCGGACGATGCGGTCGTTTCCATGGCGGTCGTGAGGCCCGAAGATAAGCTGCTGACGGTCACAGAGAACGGGTACGGCAAGATATCCGACGTCATCGACTACCGCCAGACGAGACGCGGCGCCAAAGGCGTGATCACCATAAAGACGAACGAGAGGAACGGCAAGGTCGTCTGCGTAAGGAAGGTGACCAACGGCGACCAGCTGATGGTGACCAGCGTACATGGGAAGATGATACGCATGAATGTCGACGAGATCAGAGAGACCGGCCGCAATGCGAAGGGCGTCCGCATAATGGACATGAGGGACGGGGACAAGGTTACGGCCGTCCAGCCGATAATTCCCGATGAGGAAGAGGAATGA
- a CDS encoding RlmE family RNA methyltransferase yields MALHDRWVQERKHEHYYKMAKKLNYRSRASFKLMQIDDRFNVFREGDSVIDLGASPGGWLQVAKGRVGDKGKVVGVDLRYIRPLEGIITIIGDITKDSTMRELLEAVGGKADVVLSDMAPNIGGSYSTDHARSVDLCMYAVAVCDRVLKKGGKMVVKVFMGDMMDSLVKELESRFASVKIHSPAASRDSSSEMYIISKGFLARADIKLKDIAEEEKKPEFTAKGGNI; encoded by the coding sequence ATGGCTCTTCATGACCGTTGGGTCCAGGAAAGGAAGCACGAGCACTATTATAAAATGGCAAAGAAGCTCAATTACAGGTCCAGGGCATCCTTTAAGCTGATGCAGATAGACGACCGGTTCAATGTTTTCAGAGAAGGGGATTCGGTCATCGACCTCGGCGCGTCTCCCGGAGGGTGGCTCCAGGTCGCGAAAGGAAGGGTCGGCGACAAGGGCAAGGTCGTCGGTGTCGACCTCCGTTACATCAGGCCGCTGGAAGGCATCATAACAATAATCGGGGACATAACCAAGGACAGCACCATGAGGGAGCTGCTGGAAGCCGTCGGGGGGAAAGCGGACGTCGTGCTTTCGGACATGGCGCCGAACATCGGCGGAAGTTATTCCACCGACCACGCCAGGTCCGTGGACCTTTGCATGTATGCGGTCGCGGTATGCGACAGGGTGCTGAAGAAAGGCGGAAAGATGGTGGTGAAGGTGTTCATGGGGGACATGATGGATTCCCTCGTGAAAGAATTGGAGTCGAGGTTCGCGTCTGTGAAGATACATTCTCCCGCCGCATCGAGGGACTCATCATCGGAAATGTACATCATATCCAAAGGGTTCCTGGCCCGAGCGGACATCAAGCTGAAGGATATCGCCGAAGAGGAGAAGAAGCCGGAATTCACGGCGAAAGGCGGGAATATCTGA
- the purM gene encoding phosphoribosylformylglycinamidine cyclo-ligase, with the protein MPKGWTYSKAGVNIDDKSKAISSLVDEIKFKRDGIGQMVRIPGLFASLIDFGDRYLTLATDGVGTKLLIAKELGIWHTVGIDCIAMNVNDTICVNAEPMSFVDYIAIDRPDDMITKEIGKGLEKGAEMSNMEIVGGEIAVLPELVNGIDLSGTCLGFVEKGREMTGDKCEDGDVIVCLRSSGLHSNGFTLARKVLESSNISLGDRVKGLSGTIGEELLTPTEIYVRQVLEIARNHDVHGLVNITGGGLRNLLRMRKGLRYVIDDPVAPAPIFGIIQELGGVEDKEMYQTLNMGMGFMIIAPEADATDIIKRYGNADVIGRVEKGSGVLLEPGNILYEKY; encoded by the coding sequence ATGCCTAAAGGGTGGACGTATTCAAAAGCAGGCGTCAACATAGACGACAAATCGAAAGCGATAAGCTCCCTTGTGGACGAGATCAAGTTCAAAAGGGACGGCATAGGACAGATGGTCCGCATACCCGGCCTGTTTGCGAGTCTGATCGACTTCGGAGACAGATACCTCACTCTGGCCACAGACGGCGTCGGAACGAAGCTTCTTATCGCAAAGGAATTGGGGATCTGGCACACAGTCGGGATCGATTGCATCGCGATGAACGTTAACGACACCATATGCGTCAACGCCGAGCCGATGTCTTTCGTCGACTACATCGCGATAGACCGCCCAGATGATATGATAACAAAAGAGATAGGCAAAGGGCTGGAAAAAGGCGCGGAGATGTCCAATATGGAGATCGTCGGCGGCGAGATAGCGGTGCTCCCCGAATTGGTGAACGGCATCGACCTTTCCGGAACATGCCTCGGATTCGTTGAAAAAGGCCGGGAGATGACCGGAGATAAATGCGAGGACGGGGACGTGATCGTGTGTCTGAGATCATCCGGTCTGCACTCCAACGGATTCACTTTGGCCAGAAAGGTCCTGGAATCCTCGAACATCTCTCTCGGCGACAGGGTCAAAGGTCTGTCCGGCACGATAGGGGAGGAACTCCTCACGCCGACAGAGATCTACGTCAGACAGGTCCTTGAGATCGCAAGGAACCATGACGTGCACGGTCTGGTGAACATCACCGGCGGCGGCCTCAGGAACCTCCTGCGCATGAGAAAAGGATTGAGGTACGTGATCGATGATCCCGTCGCTCCCGCCCCGATATTCGGGATCATTCAGGAATTGGGGGGCGTTGAGGACAAAGAGATGTACCAGACCCTGAACATGGGCATGGGTTTCATGATCATCGCGCCGGAGGCTGATGCTACCGATATCATCAAAAGATACGGGAATGCGGATGTCATTGGGAGAGTCGAAAAAGGCAGCGGCGTTCTTTTGGAACCTGGGAACATCCTTTATGAGAAGTACTAA
- a CDS encoding MFS transporter gives MVVLSVTTVGALLASVQGSALLIALPELMKDLHMEFMTLLWVLLIYLMVTTIMVPILGRLSDIFGRKKMYVLGFGVFALGSLLCGFSGSAFNGWDLVGFRIVQALGGAMLLANSTAMITDAFIKSKLGFGLGVNQVAAAAGIVVGPVVGGALAPLGWEWIFFINVPIGLFGMVWAAYRLREPKWEVRQQKFDWIGTFTFFVGLFGTLTALTYVSFGDPDLMFTAYAMAVIGIIGMAAFILVELRAAYPMMDLRLFRRRKYAVGNFNNLLNGLCIGAATFLLIFYFQGPCGKDALTAGLLLIPCGLPMMIVGPLSGKWSDTYGPKLLTIGGLALTTVALAGLAFIDNGTPLWQVAVLMVIMGVGGGLFASPNASSVMTSIPSERRGTASGTRMMLRNTGTMFSLAVAFPLVLAGLSQEDMQSIFFGGGTVSDAASAMFENGLSEAFIIFAAVSVVSVIVAMMDSGKKHA, from the coding sequence ATGGTCGTTTTATCGGTCACCACCGTCGGCGCGCTTCTCGCGTCCGTACAGGGTTCCGCACTTCTGATAGCTCTTCCCGAGCTTATGAAAGATCTGCATATGGAATTCATGACCCTTCTGTGGGTCCTCCTCATATATCTGATGGTGACCACCATCATGGTGCCCATCCTCGGCAGACTGTCCGACATATTCGGACGGAAAAAAATGTATGTGCTCGGGTTCGGAGTATTCGCTCTGGGCTCGCTTCTCTGCGGATTCTCCGGCTCCGCATTCAACGGGTGGGACCTGGTGGGCTTCAGGATCGTTCAGGCGCTGGGAGGAGCGATGCTCCTCGCCAACAGTACGGCCATGATAACCGATGCTTTCATCAAAAGTAAATTGGGGTTCGGCCTGGGGGTCAACCAGGTCGCGGCGGCGGCCGGCATAGTCGTCGGTCCGGTGGTCGGAGGTGCTTTGGCACCGCTCGGCTGGGAGTGGATATTCTTTATCAATGTCCCCATTGGCCTGTTCGGCATGGTATGGGCCGCATACCGTCTCAGGGAGCCCAAGTGGGAGGTCAGGCAGCAGAAGTTCGACTGGATCGGGACTTTCACTTTCTTCGTGGGTCTTTTTGGGACACTCACCGCGCTCACATACGTGTCGTTCGGCGATCCGGACCTGATGTTCACTGCATATGCCATGGCGGTGATAGGGATCATCGGCATGGCGGCGTTCATTCTTGTCGAATTGCGTGCGGCATATCCCATGATGGACCTGCGTCTTTTCCGCAGAAGGAAATACGCCGTCGGAAACTTCAACAACCTTCTGAACGGGCTTTGCATAGGGGCGGCGACATTCCTGCTCATATTCTATTTTCAGGGGCCGTGCGGCAAAGACGCCCTGACGGCGGGCCTGCTTTTGATACCCTGCGGCCTGCCGATGATGATAGTAGGGCCGCTTTCCGGCAAGTGGTCTGACACCTATGGGCCAAAGTTACTGACCATCGGGGGACTCGCGCTTACGACCGTCGCCCTGGCAGGGTTGGCGTTCATTGATAACGGCACCCCTCTGTGGCAGGTGGCCGTGCTTATGGTGATCATGGGAGTCGGCGGAGGGCTGTTCGCGTCGCCGAATGCGAGTTCCGTCATGACGTCCATCCCTTCGGAACGCCGCGGCACAGCGTCCGGAACGAGGATGATGCTGCGCAATACGGGCACAATGTTCAGTCTTGCGGTGGCGTTCCCGCTTGTCCTGGCGGGATTGAGCCAGGAAGATATGCAGAGCATATTTTTCGGCGGGGGTACCGTCAGCGATGCCGCTTCGGCGATGTTCGAGAACGGCCTCAGCGAGGCGTTCATAATATTCGCGGCCGTTTCAGTGGTCTCGGTCATCGTGGCCATGATGGATTCCGGCAAAAAGCATGCATGA
- the gyrB gene encoding DNA topoisomerase (ATP-hydrolyzing) subunit B, producing the protein MDGNKQQGLYDADSIVALKGLEAVRKRPGMYIGSTDSRGLHHLVFEVVDNGIDEVMAGFAKKVSVYVNEDGSVTVIDDGRGIPTGMNKEEGKDALEMCLTDLHAGGKFNQSAYKVSGGLHGVGVSVVNALSTRLTAVVEREGKVFRQTYKIGIPDGPVEIIGKSDRTGTTITFYPDNEIFETTEFDYEILQNRFRNQAFLNKEATIYFEDKRTGKSETFHYEGGVSEFVRYLNRSKKAIHEPPIALIGERNGVMMDIALQYTDGYNEAIDSFVNTIYTPEGGAHLTGFRASLTKTINDYGKSNGLLKDTTLEGSDVREGLTAIISIRMPDPQFEGQTKSKLGSSIAQKAVSTFMNEKFAEYLLENPAVAALVVRKGISALESREAARKARDATRRKSALESSSLPGKLADCSEKDPAKCELYIVEGESAGGSAKQGRDRAFQAILPLRGKILNVEKARPDKLLDNEEIKNLMIAIGGGIGKEFDVTKIRYHNVVIMTDADIDGAHIGTLLLTLFYRQMKPLIERGHVFLAMPPLYRVSKGKKETYAYNNEEMAKALEDMGTGANISRYKGLGEMNPQQLWETTMNPETRLMKRVEIEDGMLADQLFSILMGDDVEPRREFIIEHAHEVINLDV; encoded by the coding sequence ATGGATGGGAATAAACAGCAGGGGCTATATGACGCAGACAGCATAGTCGCCCTGAAAGGATTGGAGGCGGTCAGGAAGAGACCGGGAATGTACATAGGGAGCACCGACAGCAGAGGGCTCCATCATCTTGTCTTTGAGGTAGTGGACAACGGTATAGATGAGGTAATGGCCGGGTTTGCCAAAAAGGTCAGTGTTTATGTCAACGAGGACGGCTCCGTTACCGTCATCGACGACGGGAGGGGCATTCCCACCGGAATGAACAAAGAGGAAGGCAAGGATGCGCTCGAGATGTGTCTCACCGACCTTCATGCAGGAGGCAAATTCAATCAGAGCGCCTACAAAGTATCGGGCGGGCTTCACGGCGTGGGAGTCTCCGTGGTGAACGCATTATCGACACGGCTCACCGCTGTCGTCGAAAGAGAAGGGAAAGTGTTCAGGCAGACCTACAAGATCGGCATACCTGATGGCCCGGTCGAGATCATAGGCAAATCTGACAGAACGGGAACGACGATAACGTTCTATCCGGACAATGAAATATTCGAAACGACGGAATTTGATTATGAGATCCTTCAGAACAGGTTCAGGAACCAGGCGTTCCTTAACAAAGAGGCGACCATCTATTTTGAGGACAAGAGAACGGGGAAATCCGAGACATTCCATTACGAAGGGGGAGTGTCCGAGTTCGTCCGGTATCTCAACAGGTCGAAGAAGGCCATACACGAACCGCCCATCGCGCTGATCGGAGAGAGGAACGGGGTGATGATGGACATCGCTCTCCAGTACACGGACGGATACAACGAAGCTATCGATTCCTTCGTTAACACCATTTATACCCCCGAAGGCGGGGCCCACCTCACGGGGTTCAGGGCATCTCTGACAAAGACCATCAATGACTATGGCAAATCCAATGGCCTTCTCAAGGACACCACGCTCGAGGGAAGCGACGTCAGGGAAGGGCTTACCGCGATAATCAGCATAAGGATGCCGGACCCGCAGTTCGAGGGCCAGACGAAGTCGAAGCTCGGGAGCAGCATCGCCCAGAAGGCGGTCTCCACATTCATGAACGAAAAGTTCGCGGAGTACCTGCTGGAGAACCCCGCCGTAGCGGCGCTGGTGGTCAGAAAGGGGATATCGGCGCTGGAGAGCAGGGAGGCCGCTAGAAAAGCGAGGGACGCCACCCGAAGGAAGAGCGCCCTCGAATCCAGCAGTCTTCCGGGAAAGCTCGCCGACTGTTCCGAAAAGGACCCGGCAAAGTGCGAGCTGTATATCGTGGAAGGGGAGTCCGCCGGCGGAAGCGCCAAGCAGGGAAGGGACCGCGCGTTCCAGGCTATCCTGCCCCTCCGCGGCAAGATCCTTAATGTAGAGAAGGCGAGGCCGGACAAGCTCCTTGACAACGAGGAGATAAAGAACCTGATGATCGCGATAGGCGGCGGAATCGGGAAGGAGTTCGACGTCACCAAGATAAGGTACCATAACGTGGTCATCATGACCGATGCGGACATCGACGGGGCACACATAGGCACATTGCTCCTCACGCTGTTCTACAGGCAGATGAAGCCGCTCATAGAGAGAGGCCACGTGTTCCTGGCGATGCCTCCCCTTTACAGGGTCTCCAAAGGGAAGAAGGAGACCTATGCATACAACAATGAGGAGATGGCAAAGGCCCTTGAAGACATGGGCACAGGCGCCAACATAAGCAGATACAAAGGACTGGGGGAGATGAACCCGCAGCAACTTTGGGAAACGACCATGAACCCCGAGACCAGACTGATGAAAAGGGTCGAGATCGAGGACGGAATGCTCGCCGACCAGCTGTTCTCCATACTGATGGGGGACGATGTCGAACCGAGAAGGGAATTCATCATCGAACATGCTCACGAAGTGATCAACCTGGATGTGTGA